One genomic region from Prunus persica cultivar Lovell chromosome G3, Prunus_persica_NCBIv2, whole genome shotgun sequence encodes:
- the LOC18783726 gene encoding sm-like protein LSM3B, with protein sequence MASEEESAVKEPLDLIRLSLDERIYVKLRSDRELRGKLHAYDQHLNMILGDVEEIVTSVEIDDETYEEIVRTKKRTVPFLFVRGDGVILVSPPLRTA encoded by the exons ATGGCAAGTGAGGAAGAGAGTGCCGTGAAGGAGCCGTTGGATCTGATACGGCTCAGCCTCGACGAGCGCATCTACGTCAAGCTCCGCTCCGACCGTGAGCTCCGCGGTAAACTCCAT GCTTATGATCAACACTTGAATATGATTCTTGGTGATGTTGAAGAAATTGTTACTTCTGTAGAAATTGATGATGAAACTTATGAAGAGATTGTCCGG ACGAAAAAACGGACTGTTCCCTTTCTCTTTGTCAGAGGAGACGGGGTCATCCTTGTTTCACCTCCCCTAAGAACAGCTTGA
- the LOC18781898 gene encoding thaumatin-like protein 1, whose product MMMMKSQAALLGLTTLAILFFSGAHAAKITFTNKCSYTVWPGTLTGDQKPQLSLTGFELATGISNSVDAPSPWSGRFFGRTRCSTDASGKFSCATADCGSGQVSCNGNGAVPPATLVEITIAENGGQDFYDVSLVDGFNLPMAVAPQGGTGECKASTCPADVNAVCPAELQVKGSDGSVIACKSACLALNQPQYCCTPPNDKPETCPPTEYSKIFKDQCPQAYSYAYDDKSSTFTCSARPDYLITFCP is encoded by the exons atgatgatgatgaagagcCAAGCAGCTCTCCTCGGCCTCACCACCTTGGCCATCCTCTTCTTCTCag GTGCACATGCAGCTAAAATCACTTTCACAAACAAATGTTCCTACACTGTCTGGCCAGGAACCCTAACCGGTGACCAAAAACCTCAATTATCACTAACCGGGTTCGAGTTAGCAACCGGAATTAGCAACTCTGTGGACGCTCCGTCCCCATGGTCCGGTCGCTTCTTTGGCCGAACCAGGTGCTCCACGGACGCGTCAGGAAAGTTCTCTTGTGCCACAGCAGATTGTGGCTCTGGCCAAGTCTCATGCAACGGTAACGGCGCAGTTCCGCCAGCTACATTAGTAGAAATCACTATTGCTGAGAACGGGGGTCAAGATTTCTACGATGTTAGTCTTGTTGACGGCTTCAACTTGCCTATGGCCGTGGCTCCACAAGGCGGCACCGGCGAGTGTAAGGCCTCAACTTGCCCTGCCGATGTTAACGCGGTGTGCCCGGCCGAGTTACAAGTGAAGGGATCTGATGGAAGCGTAATTGCATGCAAGAGCGCTTGCTTAGCACTCAACCAGCCACAATACTGTTGCACTCCCCCTAACGACAAGCCGGAGACATGCCCTCCCACTGAGTACTCTAAGATCTTCAAGGACCAGTGCCCTCAAGCTTATAGCTATGCTTATGATGACAAGAGCAGCACCTTTACATGCAGTGCTAGACCTGACTACCTCATCACGTTCTGCCCATaa
- the LOC18782525 gene encoding uncharacterized protein LOC18782525, protein MASQAATSFNGNLKKALAGLRRIDLDGLRWKVFDAKGQVLGRLASQISTVIQGKDKPTYAPNRDDGDMCIVLNAKDVCVTGRKLTDKVYHWHTGYIGHLKERTLKDQMAKDPTEVIRKAVLRMLPRNKLRDDRDRKLRIFVGGEHPFGDRPLEPYLMPSRQVREMRPRTRRAMVRAQKKAEQQQQDANDPRRGKRKDRPEVNA, encoded by the exons ATGGCAAGCCAAGCAGCTACCTCTTTTAATGGCAACTTGAAG AAAGCTCTGGCCGGCCTGAGGCGTATTGATCTTGATGGGTTGCGGTGGAAAGTATTCGATGCGAAAGGCCAG GTTCTTGGAAGACTAGCATCTCAAATATCAACTGTGATTCAAGGGAAGGATAAACCAACATATGCTCCAAACCGAGATGATGGTGATATGTGCATCGTGCTTAATGCAAAGGATGTTTGTGTCACGGGGAGAAAACTAACCGATAAGGTTTATCATTGGCATACTGG GTATATAGGTCACCTCAAGGAAAGGACTTTAAAGGATCAGATGGCCAAGGACCCTACGGAAGTCATTCGCAAAGCTGTATTACGCATGCTCCCAAGGAACAAACTGCGTGAC GATAGAGATAGAAAGCTGAGGATATTTGTTGGTGGTGAACACCCCTTTGGTGATCGGCCCCTTGAACCGTATCTGATGCCCTCTCGGCAAGTTAGGGAAATGCGACCCCGTACAAGACGAGCCATGGTCCGAGCTCAGAAGAAGGCTGAACAGCAACAACAGGATGCTAATGATCCACGTAGGGGAAAAAGGAAGGATAGACCCGAAGTGAATGCATGA
- the LOC18782623 gene encoding protein PLASTID MOVEMENT IMPAIRED 15 isoform X2: MSRGEFDSRRRRIGSFRKANNLYEDRILEASPSLKKAEIDFSESSSIARELHMARRDMGRFKEYRTDTDLVKAQAESELYEVYRRAKDLSSVIEESNSNAKSHTREIEVLKKSRRRGNKREDQVLALGEVENQQYADVMRELELVRQELSMLKLDVASVLEEKSQAEKQTEAANTKMLLYTSSVEAIRKEIEDANEEQVLTELARIEASREFADIEAEREKEANQFSFAVEETRKKMKDVIEEIDSSKELETKLSVTMSDVVVLQNELKLVKEMDKRIQRIDSLSRSEPSFRRGEDLEGSPLLHSVTEELEVAKKELAAVKVEGFQFMASMDIIRSELKHLTDETARLRKTEEKSDLTVKSLNSKLLRAKAKLEAVSASEEKAKSMASNLSLTLEKLKTEAEAARKEKELACEEAATIKSEILKMESEIDSTEEKLQAAMEELETVKSSEAVTLENLKGLIEDTIRARAFESQSSSSITISKFEYDYLTGRAAGAEEIADKKVAAAQAWIEALKASEKEILIKIDLSLRDLKEMRVQEEQVTYRAERQLSRKMRVEGELQNLGQKRERNAVYENRQQAQPRKSMKSNGNLTPSRRAKYRKSASPGARNTFPIQKKKRVMPNLAKIFSGKKIAKEV, from the exons ATGAGTAGAGGAGAGTTTGatagcagaagaagaagaattgggTCATTTAGAAAAGCCAACAATCTATATGAAGATAGGATTCTTGAAGCTAGTCCTTCACTGAAGAAAGCAGAGATAGATTTCTcagag TCTTCTTCAATAGCAAGAGAACTCCATATGGCGCGCCGGGACATGGGTCGGTTCAAAGAATACAGAACAGACACAGATTTGGTAAAAGCACAGGCAGAATCTGAGCTATATGAAGTGTACAGGAGAGCCAAAGATCTCTCTTCTGTGATTGAGGAATCAAACTCCAATGCAAAGTCACATACACGAGAGATTGAAGTACTAAAGAAGTCGAGAAGGCGTGGAAATAAGCGTGAAGATCAGGTGTTGGCTCTTGGGGAGGTGGAGAATCAACAATATGCAGACGTGATGAGAGAATTGGAACTTGTGAGGCAGGAACTCAGCATGCTTAAGCTTGATGTGGCTTCTGTTTTAGAAGAGAAATCGCAGGCAGAGAAGCAAACTGAGGCCGCAAATACAAAGATGTTGCTTTATACAAGCTCAGTGGAAGCAATCAGGAAGGAGATTGAGGATGCCAATGAAGAGCAAGTGCTAACTGAGTTGGCCCGGATTGAAGCTTCAAGAGAATTTGCAGATATTGAAgctgagagagaaaaggaagccAATCAATTCTCATTTGCAGTGGAGGAAACcaggaaaaaaatgaaagatgtGATTGAAGAGATTGATTCCTCCAAAGAGCTTGAAACTAAATTATCTGTCACAATGTCTGATGTGGTTGTGTTACAAAATGAACTGAAGCTAGTTAAAGAAATGGACAAAAGGATTCAAAGGATTGATAGCTTGAGTCGCTCAGAACCTAGTTTTCGTAGAGGAGAGGACTTGGAAGGTTCACCATTGTTACATTCAGTCACAGAAGAACTAGAGGTGGCAAAGAAAGAATTGGCCGCAGTGAAAGTAGAAGGTTTTCAGTTCATGGCCTCCATGGATATCATAAGAAGTGAGCTTAAGCATTTAACAGATGAGACCGCTCGATTAAGGAAAACAGAAGAGAAATCGGATTTAACTGTTAAAAGTCTCAATTCAAAGCTTCTCAGAGCAAAAGCCAAGCTGGAAGCTGTATCTGCATctgaagaaaaagcaaaatcaaTGGCATCCAATCTTTCTCTCACTCTTGAAAAGCTTAAAACAGAAGCAGAGGCTgcaaggaaagaaaaggagcTTGCTTGTGAAGAGGCTGCAACCATCAAGTCAGAAATTCTGAAAATGGAATCTGAGATAGACTCGACTGAGGAAAAATTACAGGCTGCAATGGAAGAGCTTGAAACAGTCAAATCATCAGAAGCTGTAACTCTTGAAAATCTCAAAGGTCTTATTGAGGATACCATAAGAGCTAGAGCTTTTGAATCACAGAGTAGTTCTTCAATTACCATATCCAAGTTCGAATACGACTATCTGACTGGACGTGCAGCTGGGGCTGAAGAAATTGCCGATAAAAAGGTGGCAGCAGCTCAGGCATGGATTGAAGCTCTAAAGGCCAGTGAGAAGGAAATATTGATAAAGATAGACCTATCTCTTAGAGATCTCAAAGAGATGAGAGTGCAGGAAGAGCAAGTGACCTATAGAGCAGAAAGACAGCTTTCTAGAAAGATGAGGGTTGAAGGAGAATTACAGAACTTGGGACAAAAGCGGGAGAGAAATGCAGTATACGAAAACCGACAACAAGCACAGCCTAGAAAATCTATGAAAAGTAATGGAAACTTGACTCCATCCAGGCGAGCTAAGTACAGAAAATCTGCTTCTCCTGGAGCTCGGAATACTTTCCCAatccagaagaaaaaaagggtaatGCCTAATCTGGCCAAGATTTTTAGTGGTAAGAAAATTGCGAAAGAAGTGTGA
- the LOC18782623 gene encoding protein PLASTID MOVEMENT IMPAIRED 15 isoform X1: protein MSRGEFDSRRRRIGSFRKANNLYEDRILEASPSLKKAEIDFSEKSSSIARELHMARRDMGRFKEYRTDTDLVKAQAESELYEVYRRAKDLSSVIEESNSNAKSHTREIEVLKKSRRRGNKREDQVLALGEVENQQYADVMRELELVRQELSMLKLDVASVLEEKSQAEKQTEAANTKMLLYTSSVEAIRKEIEDANEEQVLTELARIEASREFADIEAEREKEANQFSFAVEETRKKMKDVIEEIDSSKELETKLSVTMSDVVVLQNELKLVKEMDKRIQRIDSLSRSEPSFRRGEDLEGSPLLHSVTEELEVAKKELAAVKVEGFQFMASMDIIRSELKHLTDETARLRKTEEKSDLTVKSLNSKLLRAKAKLEAVSASEEKAKSMASNLSLTLEKLKTEAEAARKEKELACEEAATIKSEILKMESEIDSTEEKLQAAMEELETVKSSEAVTLENLKGLIEDTIRARAFESQSSSSITISKFEYDYLTGRAAGAEEIADKKVAAAQAWIEALKASEKEILIKIDLSLRDLKEMRVQEEQVTYRAERQLSRKMRVEGELQNLGQKRERNAVYENRQQAQPRKSMKSNGNLTPSRRAKYRKSASPGARNTFPIQKKKRVMPNLAKIFSGKKIAKEV, encoded by the exons ATGAGTAGAGGAGAGTTTGatagcagaagaagaagaattgggTCATTTAGAAAAGCCAACAATCTATATGAAGATAGGATTCTTGAAGCTAGTCCTTCACTGAAGAAAGCAGAGATAGATTTCTcagag AAGTCTTCTTCAATAGCAAGAGAACTCCATATGGCGCGCCGGGACATGGGTCGGTTCAAAGAATACAGAACAGACACAGATTTGGTAAAAGCACAGGCAGAATCTGAGCTATATGAAGTGTACAGGAGAGCCAAAGATCTCTCTTCTGTGATTGAGGAATCAAACTCCAATGCAAAGTCACATACACGAGAGATTGAAGTACTAAAGAAGTCGAGAAGGCGTGGAAATAAGCGTGAAGATCAGGTGTTGGCTCTTGGGGAGGTGGAGAATCAACAATATGCAGACGTGATGAGAGAATTGGAACTTGTGAGGCAGGAACTCAGCATGCTTAAGCTTGATGTGGCTTCTGTTTTAGAAGAGAAATCGCAGGCAGAGAAGCAAACTGAGGCCGCAAATACAAAGATGTTGCTTTATACAAGCTCAGTGGAAGCAATCAGGAAGGAGATTGAGGATGCCAATGAAGAGCAAGTGCTAACTGAGTTGGCCCGGATTGAAGCTTCAAGAGAATTTGCAGATATTGAAgctgagagagaaaaggaagccAATCAATTCTCATTTGCAGTGGAGGAAACcaggaaaaaaatgaaagatgtGATTGAAGAGATTGATTCCTCCAAAGAGCTTGAAACTAAATTATCTGTCACAATGTCTGATGTGGTTGTGTTACAAAATGAACTGAAGCTAGTTAAAGAAATGGACAAAAGGATTCAAAGGATTGATAGCTTGAGTCGCTCAGAACCTAGTTTTCGTAGAGGAGAGGACTTGGAAGGTTCACCATTGTTACATTCAGTCACAGAAGAACTAGAGGTGGCAAAGAAAGAATTGGCCGCAGTGAAAGTAGAAGGTTTTCAGTTCATGGCCTCCATGGATATCATAAGAAGTGAGCTTAAGCATTTAACAGATGAGACCGCTCGATTAAGGAAAACAGAAGAGAAATCGGATTTAACTGTTAAAAGTCTCAATTCAAAGCTTCTCAGAGCAAAAGCCAAGCTGGAAGCTGTATCTGCATctgaagaaaaagcaaaatcaaTGGCATCCAATCTTTCTCTCACTCTTGAAAAGCTTAAAACAGAAGCAGAGGCTgcaaggaaagaaaaggagcTTGCTTGTGAAGAGGCTGCAACCATCAAGTCAGAAATTCTGAAAATGGAATCTGAGATAGACTCGACTGAGGAAAAATTACAGGCTGCAATGGAAGAGCTTGAAACAGTCAAATCATCAGAAGCTGTAACTCTTGAAAATCTCAAAGGTCTTATTGAGGATACCATAAGAGCTAGAGCTTTTGAATCACAGAGTAGTTCTTCAATTACCATATCCAAGTTCGAATACGACTATCTGACTGGACGTGCAGCTGGGGCTGAAGAAATTGCCGATAAAAAGGTGGCAGCAGCTCAGGCATGGATTGAAGCTCTAAAGGCCAGTGAGAAGGAAATATTGATAAAGATAGACCTATCTCTTAGAGATCTCAAAGAGATGAGAGTGCAGGAAGAGCAAGTGACCTATAGAGCAGAAAGACAGCTTTCTAGAAAGATGAGGGTTGAAGGAGAATTACAGAACTTGGGACAAAAGCGGGAGAGAAATGCAGTATACGAAAACCGACAACAAGCACAGCCTAGAAAATCTATGAAAAGTAATGGAAACTTGACTCCATCCAGGCGAGCTAAGTACAGAAAATCTGCTTCTCCTGGAGCTCGGAATACTTTCCCAatccagaagaaaaaaagggtaatGCCTAATCTGGCCAAGATTTTTAGTGGTAAGAAAATTGCGAAAGAAGTGTGA
- the LOC18781663 gene encoding receptor protein kinase-like protein ZAR1, which translates to MVLQVLYLVFLLCNSLAFISCVNEEGLALLSFKESLTHYPEGSLSNWNSSDQTPCSWTGVACRQDKVVSLSIPSRNLYGIFSPALGNLSAIRHLNLRSNELFGSLPCELFNAKDLQSLVLSGNSLSGSVPAEIGKLSYLQTLDLSQNSFNGSIPSSIVQCKRLKMLVFGENHFSGSLPDGIGTSLVSLQKLNISFNNLSGSIPEDMSNLSSLRATLDMSHNFFNGSIPASLGALPETVYIDLSYNNLSGPIPQNGALINLGPTAFVGNPLLCGLPSKISCPSSSPGSNSQSLINNQPQNTGRSSGMNGKHSNSSSGIFVITVIAGVMIGICIAGLLFSNWYKKVCACKVSEHFVGCNFEQKFMARKDFSCFAKDGLETLSENLEHYHFVQVDLQVNLDLEQLLKASAFLLGESGIGIVYKVVLEDGRTLAVRRLGDGGSQRFREFQTAIEAIGKIRHQNIVTLLAYCWSVDEKLLIYDYIPNGDLASAIHGKSGMVSFTPLSWPVRLRIIKGLAKGLAYIHEFSPRKYVHGNLRPSNILLGQNMEPHISDFGLGRLANLTEESSSSSSFQLEQIMTETPPQNSPYVQRVASSLAAAGPFYKAPEASKVTKPSQKWDVYSFGVIILEMISAKMPFKRIGSLEMDLIQWFQLSIDERKPLVDLLDPFLAPDVDMEEEIIAVLKMALACAHKAPEGRPSMRFVCDNLARLA; encoded by the exons ATGGTTTTGCAAGTGCTTTACTTGGTTTTCCTTCTATGCAACTCTCTTGCGTTTATAAGTTGTGTAAACGAAGAAGGATTGGCTCTACTTTCATTCAAAGAATCCTTAACACACTACCCTGAAGGCTCTCTGAGTAACTGGAACTCTTCAGACCAAACCCCATGTTCATGGACTGGAGTCGCATGCAGACAAGACAAAGTTGTATCTCTCAGCATTCCAAGCAGAAATCTTTATGGGATTTTCTCTCCTGCTCTTGGAAACCTCTCTGCAATCCGCCATCTGAATCTCCGGAGCAATGAGCTCTTCGGAAGCTTGCCATGTGAGCTTTTCAATGCAAAAGATCTGCAGAGCTTGGTGCTATCAGGAAATTCATTATCTGGTTCGGTTCCAGCTGAGATAGGGAAGCTCAGTTACCTGCAAACATTAgatctttcacaaaattcattCAATGGTTCAATACCTTCATCTATAGTTCAATGCAAGAGACTAAAGATGCTTGTTTTCGGTGAAAACCATTTCTCTGGTTCCCTTCCAGATGGTATAGGAACCAGTTTGGTTAGTCTTCAAAAGCTCAATATTTCCTTCAATAATCTCAGCGGTTCAATCCCTGAGGACATGAGCAACTTGTCAAGTTTAAGAGCAACCCTTGATATGTCTCACAACTTCTTCAACGGTTCGATTCCAGCAAGCCTAGGAGCCCTGCCTGAGACAGTTTACATTGATCTCAGTTACAACAATCTCAGTGGACCTATTCCACAGAATGGTGCTCTGATCAATTTAGGTCCAACAGCTTTTGTAGGAAACCCTTTGCTCTGTGGACTCCCATCGAAGATTTCATGTCCTTCTAGCAGTCCAGGCTCAAATTCTCAGTCCTTGATTAACAACCAGCCTCAAAATACAGGTCGAAGCTCTGGTATGAATGGGAAACACAGCAACTCAAGCTCAGGTATCTTTGTAATTACTGTCATTGCAGGTGTCATGATTGGAATCTGCATTGCTGGGCTGTTATTCTCCAACTGGTACAAGAAGGTTTGTGCTTGTAAAGTAAGTGAACATTTTGTTGGATGCAACTTTGAGCAGAAATTTATGGCCAGAAAAGACTTTTCTTGCTTTGCAAAAGATGGCTTGGAGACCCTATCAGAGAATCTGGAGCACTACCATTTTGTGCAAGTGGACCTACAGGTGAACTTAGATCTTGAGCAACTGTTGAAAGCAtctgcttttcttttgggtgaAAGTGGAATTGGGATTGTGTATAAAGTTGTTCTTGAAGACGGAAGAACCCTAGCAGTGAGAAGATTGGGAGATGGAGGTTCCCAAAGGTTCAGGGAATTTCAAACTGCAATTGAAGCAATTGGAAAGATCAGACATCAAAACATTGTGACTCTTTTAGCATATTGCTGGTCTGTTGATGAGAAACTGCTCATATATGATTATATCCCTAATGGTGACCTTGCTTCTGCAATTCATG GCAAATCTGGAATGGTATCCTTCACACCTCTTTCTTGGCCTGTTCGTCTCAGAATCATCAAAGGCTTGGCAAAAGGTTTGGCTTATATTCATGAATTCAGTCCCAGAAAATATGTCCATGGAAACTTAAGGCCTAGCAACATACTGCTTGGACAAAACATGGAACCCCATATCTCCGATTTCGGATTAGGCCGCCTTGCTAATTTAACTGAAGAATCCtcctcatcttcatcatttcAACTTGAACAAATCATGACTGAAACACCACCTCAGAATTCTCCATACGTGCAAAGGGTAGCAAGCTCACTAGCTGCAGCAGGGCCTTTTTATAAAGCTCCGGAAGCCTCTAAAGTTACCAAGCCATCACAGAAATGGGATGTTTACTCATTTGGGGTAATTATACTGGAGATGATTTCGGCAAAGATGCCCTTTAAAAGAATTGGTTCTTTGGAAATGGATTTGATTCAATGGTTTCAGCTCAGCATCGATGAAAGGAAGCCGCTTGTTGATCTGTTAGACCCTTTCCTAGCTCCTGATGTAGACATGGAAGAGGAGATTATTGCAGTACTGAAAATGGCTCTTGCTTGTGCTCACAAAGCCCCTGAAGGGAGACCTTCTATGAGATTTGTCTGTGACAATTTGGCCAGGTTGGCCTAA
- the LOC18783451 gene encoding uncharacterized protein LOC18783451: MENRVSYNYAESDIKLSDPNFSGIQVQKTVQASGYYPVTSQLDQLQQPKLQFVQVGTHYIPQNPVGMLPVSSYYPMYHPQLHQQQLQHLHYQPNQPYPIYILPAAPAQPYNLPMHGSSYPIAHGHPPLYPNASCIPPQATQNEPIKAGVSSDFASRVYRPVHSEMPHHGGVPLINVPYDGNQQQPSGVSEMQHETVAIASRESPKYSNQPDNDPARDLIYKSQPSAPSLAYQSMTKDTIHLSEALTQFHIDNRKQQTGNLDSQ; encoded by the coding sequence ATGGAGAACAGGGTTTCTTATAACTATGCTGAATCAGATATTAAACTTAGTGATCCTAATTTTTCTGGGATCCAGGTCCAGAAAACAGTTCAGGCGTCTGGATATTATCCAGTGACTTCACAACTGGATCAGCTTCAGCAACCGAAGCTACAATTCGTTCAAGTAGGTACCCATTACATACCCCAGAATCCTGTTGGGATGTTGCCAGTTTCATCATACTACCCAATGTACCATCCGCAGCTGCATCAGCAGCAGCTGCAACACTTACACTATCAGCCCAATCAGCCGTACCCGATATACATCTTGCCTGCTGCACCAGCACAACCTTACAATTTGCCAATGCACGGTAGCTCATACCCTATAGCTCATGGTCATCCCCCGTTGTATCCAAATGCTTCCTGTATCCCTCCCCAAGCAACTCAGAACGAACCTATTAAAGCTGGTGTTTCATCTGATTTTGCTTCACGAGTGTACAGACCAGTCCATTCAGAAATGCCACATCATGGAGGAGTGCCACTTATCAATGTTCCATATGATGGAAATCAGCAACAACCATCAGGTGTTTCTGAAATGCAGCATGAAACTGTTGCTATTGCTTCCAGGGAATCTCCTAAATACAGTAATCAGCCTGATAATGACCCTGCACGTGACCTGATATACAAATCTCAGCCTTCAGCACCGTCATTGGCTTACCAAAGCATGACCAAAGATACAATACATTTATCGGAAGCCTTGACTCAGTTTCATATAGACAACCGTAAACAACAGACTGGGAACTTGGACTCACAATAG
- the LOC109946238 gene encoding uncharacterized protein LOC109946238: METSASPPPPTTSPTKPKLRIMCSYGGHIVPNPRSKSLCYIGGDTRILSIDPTTVSTLSSLTSHLAATLSLPAPLFLKYQLPRHDLLSLVSLSTDDDLLIFLNELRRLSNSASRIRLFVFFDKTHHQCKAIQHPKTESWFIDALESAKIVMQKGMRSNGLVGFEAESQSQSECLSGGGSRKFLSCGVGGGGSVAAESIVLETGSSFGSTSSSASLSSLPSVRARVEDVMAGTLLENRVKWLGGSPLHVNIVLELEMAFLFHRLTQ; encoded by the exons ATGGAGACTTCAGCATCGCCTCCGCCACCAACCACctcacccaccaaaccaaagcTTCGCATTATGTGCAGCTATGGCGGCCACATAGTCCCCAATCCACGCTCCAAGTCCCTCTGCTACATTGGCGGCGACACTCGCATACTCTCAatcgacccaaccaccgtctcaactctctcttctctcacaTCCCACCTCGCagccactctctctctccccgcaCCTCTGTTTCTCAAATACCAACTTCCCCGCCACGACCTCCTCTCCTTAGTCTCTCTCTCCACCGACGACGACCTTCTCATCTTCCTCAACGAGCTTCGCCGCCTCTCCAATTCCGCCTCTCGGATCAgattgtttgtgtttttcgaCAAGACCCATCATCAGTGTAAGGCCATTCAGCACCCAAAGACTGAGTCTTGGTTCATTGATGCGCTGGAGAGTGCTAAGATTGTGATGCAGAAGGGGATGAGGAGTAATgggttggtgggttttgaggccGAGAGTCAGAGTCAGAGTGAGTGTttgagtggtggtggtagtaGGAAATTTTTGAGCTGTggggttggtggtggtgggtctGTGGCTGCAGAGTCCATTGTGTTGGAGACTGGGTCGTCTTTTGGGTCTACTTCATCTTCAGCTTCTTTGTCTAGTTTGCCCTCTGTTAGAGCTCGAGTTGAGGATGTTATGgctggtacattgctggaaaATAGGGTCAAGTGGCTAGGGGGGAGTCCATTGCACG TGAACATAGTGTTGGAGTTGGAAATGGCATTTCTCTTTCACAGACTGACGCAGTGA